The nucleotide window TCAGGCTAACCTGGTTTCGGCTTGGAAATTCTGATCCCTGGCCTGCAGAGTCCCAAAAAAGAGATTTGACCATTCTGGGCTTTCCAGTTTAAGGAGAATCCTTATGTTTAGTTTTATGCCCAGGGAAAGCGGATTTTTTGATTTATTCGAGCAAGCATCTCAAAACGTCGTGGAAGCAGGACAGTGCTTGAAAGCATTAATGAAGTCCTTTGATCAGCCGCATACTCAAATTCAACACATCAAAAATTTAGAGCACAAGGGTGACGATCTCACCCGTGATATTGTGTATAAACTCAATAAAACGTTTATTACACCGTTAGATCGAGAGGATATTCACGCATTGGCCAGCGCGCTCGATGATATTCTGGACGAAATTGATGCGGTGGCCGAATTGTTCATGGTGTTTAAAATTGACCACCCGACGCCCACGGCACTCAGGTTGTCGGAAATCCTTCATGATGCCGCTTTAGAAGTCGGGAAAGGGATTGACCTTCTTCGTCATCAAAACTGGGATATGAAGGACTGTGCGATTCGAATTCATAGCTTGGAAAACGAAGCTGACCGGGTGAGTCGAGAAGCGATCTCCCGGTTATTTGAAGAAGAAGCGGAACCTAAAATGGTGATGAAGTGGAAAGAG belongs to Nitrospiraceae bacterium and includes:
- a CDS encoding DUF47 domain-containing protein, whose amino-acid sequence is MFSFMPRESGFFDLFEQASQNVVEAGQCLKALMKSFDQPHTQIQHIKNLEHKGDDLTRDIVYKLNKTFITPLDREDIHALASALDDILDEIDAVAELFMVFKIDHPTPTALRLSEILHDAALEVGKGIDLLRHQNWDMKDCAIRIHSLENEADRVSREAISRLFEEEAEPKMVMKWKEIYENFEMGTDSCEDVVNVLERIALKHG